The sequence TGCCACAATTATGAATTTGAGCAGGGCCGGCCTGGAATTTGGCGATGCCCAAAGTAAATTTCGAAACGTTGCCCATGTAGCCTCATATTTTTGACTCATGATTTTTTGACCTGGTCTGCCCACGTTGACTCATGATTTTTTGACCTGGTCTGCCCACGTTGACTCATGATTGGCAGTTGTTCGCCGATGCGGATGAAAATCTAggatacaaaaggaaattaaaaaTTCTTTTTATCCCACGTATTTTACACAACTATAGtcataaatataaaaattctttTTATCCCATGTATTTTACACAACTATAGTCATAAATACATCATACTTCCTAGCGTGCTATGGATGTAATTATTAACTTAAATTATGTGCATTAGTGGAATAATAGCATGGACCCAGCGTTAAGTTAGTGGATCTTCTTATATACTCTATTTCGATATGCTCCCTTTTACAAACTGCGCATTACCAAAATCTGCATaagaaaacatgtttttggagaGAAGTCCCTATTGTGGAATGTTGTTTTTGCTCCCCCTTTAGTGTTGATGCCCAAAAGTTGAGCTTCGGTTACTTCGGCTCAAGGCCGGCCCTGAATTTGAGCTTTATGCAACAGTTATGAATTTGAGTTTCCCGGTGGAATGTGGGTCTCGcattattttttaataatttaaGGGAGAAAGATATCCAAAGTGGAGTCGAAGAAATACATTATTTTGTTGAAGCACATAGTAATTTAGATTCAtgtatttaaataaaaaaaaaatagaaaatacaactgaagaaacatttttatttttaaattacgCATGGACTTCAGCCCCTTTGCTTGCTCTCTCCTCTTGCTTACCAGAAAGAGCAGTTCCAGAAGGGGTGGGAGCATCAGTAGCTCCAGCACCAAGTCCAGTCTTGGGTTGAAGGTGACCTTCAGTTCCATAACCTTGGCGCTTGTAATCCTCAATATCCGAGTATTTCACATATGGACTGCTCTCTAATGGCAACTCTTCCAACACCTTTTCTTCAGCATCCATTTCTTTCTTTTCTCCATCTCTTCCCAATACTCCTGACATATCTTTCTGCTTCTGTTCcatctctcctctttctctatgTAACCGTTTCTATAATCTCTTTGTTTATAGGACCACGAATCTTAGGGGGCTCTGTGGTCTCTCTTTTTATCAGCTTTCTATGCTATTTAAAAAATCTTCAGTAGTGCCCTGGAATTGCAACACCTATCACTTAAGCGGGCACGTGGACATTAATTACAGCTCCTCATACCCACGTGGTTCTCTTTCCCAAAGGAGGATACAACACATTTGGCGGAAAGTCTGGTCAACTATAGTCAAACCAAGAGAAGCAAATGGCAAAAATGACACAGTCTGAGTTCCAAACTGTAGTCTTGAAGTACCAATGATTACTGCTTCGTAGGTGAGGTACCAAGAAACGGGTCTGACATTTCGAAGTCGAACTGAAGTTTAGCATGGGAAAGAGTTGATCATTGCTACTCCTCAGATGCACCATACATGGCTTGCCAAAAGGCCTATCGACAACCGCAACCATACACCTTGCTTTTGGATTAAACTTGTCTTCAACCCAATAAATTACTCGGTACACATCCCGATTCACATGATCAGTAGATGTAGATCTGACCGATTCTTTCTAGTGCTTCAGAAGAACGTACCGAGCATGATGCTTTCTTTAGGACGTGCCATACTCAGAGTTGGGGAGACCAAACTTCCCTTACAGGTTAGCACTTTAAATTGCTAGGCTGAGCATGTTTCATATTAACTTATTGTTTCGTTTCCACAGTAATCAAAATGATGTCAAATATaaattttttctcaaaatatcAGAGTTCATAAAAGAGATGTATTCCCTAAGTACATGAGGCAATTGCTGCACATTTGTATGAAAACAAGAAAACCATCCACCAATCTACAAAGCATATAACTCAAAAAGCTTCTATATAAAATCTATCAATGTACCTTGATTTACTCCCAGGAACATTCATAATCTTCTTCTTTCACATGCAAACCTCCATTTACTGATGGCTCTTGCCAGTGATCTCCGATGGAAACAGATTCACTTGAACCTTCTGCCATAACGTGACGCTGTTCCTTACCATCATGCTGCACCCTTCCGCTTATCTCCAAGCATAAGCCATTTGCTGGTCTCCTGTTCTGTTGTTTTGCCCTACCAGTATCTTTACTATGGCCAGGATCCACAAAGACTGGTTGAACCTTAAGATTTGGATTCGGCTTGATCCTGTGTACTTCTCTTTCATCAGGTCTACGTAGTATACTGTTCTCTGGTTCTGTTTCTTCGTTTTCGCCCTTACTCATTAACACCTGTAAAATACACTCAATTGTAAATTCTCATCTAGCAATTAAGAATAATTTGGTCATTTTTTCATCTGAGTTGCAGAAAGCAAGAAATGAAGTGCGGTGTCCTAACAAGAGGGAGGGCGTAGCTCTGAAGGAAGTGTGCATAGACAACTTAATGAATAAGCAAAGGATCAAACACTCAACCTTACGGCCAACCAAATCAAATGTCATCACAACTTTATTTCTCCGAGCTTTATCCGCTTCTTCAATATCCTGTCTCTTCTTCATTAGAAGACCTTTTTCCTGGGATAGAAACAATAATGACTAATATAAATAAAAACGTTCACATAATAATAAAGAGACGTGACAAAATGCAATACAATATTCTTGCCACCACCCTATGGTTGTGGCTGCAACTAGGTGATGCAGGAATAAACTGTTAATGTAAGCAGCCTTCTTTCCAACTTACAAGATACAACAACGCATAAAGAAGAATTTAGAATGGAGACTTGGTGGTATcttaaaatacataaaaataaacAATGCTTGAACCATTGCGATAGAAAACCCTACTTTCCAATATGAAGAACTTATAATGGTGAGTCATAATGATGATGCAATAACACACTTCAAAGATATATTTCATGGCCAGAGAAATGAACAGTTCTGAATATGTTAAGGATAACTCTGCGTAAGAGTTCCCATAATAGAGACAAAGCTTCCATCTACTTGTTAATATGGAACAAACTTAGCAACCTCACATGAAGGTTTGACAAGATCCATCATTACCCACAGGACAAGGAAAGATTGCTTGTTTACAACAGCTAGACTTGGATGACATTTTAAATTTAGAAGGACACATAAGATAGAGAACTAGGAGAGAACACATGTCAGAGTTTGCATGTTCCAATGACTCTCAGTTTAACCAATCTTACAAGTATAGCTATTTCCTAGTTGTTTGACTTTGCTGCAAAAAGGTTCAGGATATAATGACACTAATAAAATGTACTAAATACCTCTTTAGATAGCCAGCTATTTCCTTCGATTTCATAGTAGTCACTTTGGTCGTCAATAACTGTAGTACGAGCTGCTGAGTTTCGGTCATAATCCACTAGCCTCTTTGCGAAGGCTTCAGCTGTTGCTTCAGCATCAGATAGTGGGACAAAAGATTCATCTAAACCTGCATAGGTGCTTCCTTCCCTCAGCACTAAGGCTCCACAAAAACTGCACGGTCCCTCACCTTCTTGTTCACAAACTATCTTGCCACAAGATAAACAATTGCTCACAAGCTTATGACGACGCGCTTGGCATGCACAAGGTTTCCCTTGCTGAAATACGACCGACCCTTTTGCAGCCTCTGCTAGTGAAATAACCTTCCCagactttttctttttggaattagaCGGATTTACTTTCTGGGTGTTTCGATTCTCACTGGTCTCAGCTGGAGCTTTATTTTCCCTACTAATCGGTACCTGTACCTCTTTAGTTGCTTTAGGCTGTTTTTTGCTCCCACTGCTTGATCCTTCATCTGAAGGCGGTTTCACATAGGCATGCACCTTAGCATTTGGTGCATCTACAGTTCTTGTACTGGTACCAATGTAACCCCTGCGTTGCATATATTCTTCAATCACACTTTGACCAGCTTCTTGGCCGACAATATTCTGCAGGGAAAATAGTTACATGATTATAAGAACTACCTCCCAAGTGGAAATGGACATCTAAGGTGCTTTAAGAGCTAGTCTAATATGGTTTTGAAATAGGTATATGCCAATACAGTTCTTAATGGCCCAATTTCAATTTAAACCCTTGTGATTGATAAAACCCTAGGATCAACTAACTTAAACCCTAACTTTAGACAATTATGTCTTTCTTAGCCAGTTGGGTTTCTTTCTAGAAACCCTAAGTCTCTCAAATTTCAAGTAATAAGAATAAGTTTGGGGATCTTGTAAAGGATGATGATTATGTTACAGTTCAATTGATTTGACTAATACTCAATTATAACGAACAGACTTGAAATTAAAGAAAAAGAGATAATAACGTACGTTGAGATATTGTTGAGCATCTTCAGGAGGAGCTAGTTCGCAGAAAGAAACAAGACCAGAGATGAGATCACTATCTAAATCTAAACCATTTTCAATGTTCTTACAGATATCTAACAACGCTTTCTCTAACCATTCTCCTGAACCTGTCGATGCCATTCTATTCTCTCTCGCTTGCAAGACACGTACCAATTTCTTCAACGATTTTTCGACCTATTCAAGCGAAGAGGAAGGTGTAATTTGAGGGAGAGAGAGAATATTATTTCTCTTTTCACTTGCACTGTTGTTGCACACAAAAACGGGAGTCAGGGTAAAAAGTAAAGACTTGTCCAGGCAAGGAAAGAGTACGTTCACAGTCTTCAGACCATGGTTTGCCGTGTCTCCAATACCGTATCTGTACTTACgctaatccaaaaaaaaaagttaactttCCGTGAAAGAAAAGGTTTTTGCTTATAACTTTTGCTTCTGGCTTTCTGTTATCTAAACAAgctatgttttttattttttggtggaCAAGATCCttcaaatttgtgcacccctgtAAAACCGGGGTGCAAATTTCGTACTTGCTTATTGGAGTATTTTTCAGGCCAAAATCAGTATACTTTCTCTCTTCTTTTATTCGTCATCATGTTGAACTGCCGAGTTCCTCTTCTTCATATTAGCCTTGATTGATCTTGACAATACGCAATTAAGTAATTGTTAATTTTTGCATTTGTTCTCTTCaacctgttttttttcttttaaacatGAATCAACGTGCTTCTTCTATACGAATTGATAAGAAGAGAAAAAATACAAAGGTTTTACATTTAGGGGAAAAAAATTACCCGAAAAATTAAAGATTATATGTAAGGTTGTTTCAATTTGTTACTGAACAATTTTTTTAACCGGACGTGGAATTCAAATAAGTAGAGAAAGAGTGTGAATCAATTAAGTATCTAGTGATATAAAAAAAGGTAAGGGTCTTTGATATGATTGATTTCAAATTTTAATCAGAGACTGAGGTGTTAATTAAAGTTTTTGTTTCACATGTTCAAGGTGATCAATTTGATGGCCAAAATTATTAGAGTTACATGTATCGATGTTGATTTAGATTGGGAATTTCAAAGTACATGAGTCACGGTTATGATCATGTTCAGAGAAGTTCATAAACACTCTTGATGTTTACCAACGTCAAAAACTCACGGTccatattttttcaaaacgaaaagTTCATTAAAGATGTTGAGCTGTTGAAGAAATTGGAAGAACCAGAGAAAGACCggagagaggagagagagaatTAATAGGTTGTTTTATCAAAATAATCTGATTTTGGCCTAAAAAATCGTTTGATAGGCAGGTACGGAATGTGCACCCCGATTttagaggggtgcacaaatttggactaaTCTAGGTATAACTTCATATATATCTTCCCATAAGGTTCATATTTGTATCAACTCGTATCCGCTGATACATACAAACACATATTGATATTGATTGTTGCCAAAAGAAGAGACATATAAATTTTAAGACAATTTCAAGTATTTGGACTCGGAGCAAATATACATATGAAGAAAATGTTAGTGATGGAACTAAAAATGATAGTGGAGGTGGAGGGGAAAAGGTTATGATGTTAGAGTTCGACATTTTGGAAAACAGCATTCCCAATAATGATATTGGTACTTAAGATCAAAATCATGGTGTTAGACAACAAGATCCACATCTTTACAGCGTAATAAGTTAATTTTATTAGCTAACCTTTGTAGCCAAGATTATACACGATACAGAATCATGGTACCCATGCCATGAATATAATTCGAGATTTGACAAATTAAGCCAACAACAAATGCATTCTACGTCCTTTATtcataaatcctttttcataatGGAGAATCAATGAAATCTCAATCAACAGTTTCTGTATCCAATGCATGAGTATTGTGATAGATGAGAAGGATCTTGCGAGAATTTATCTAGTTCCTACAGTATTCTCTACAAATGGGATCTCACCTAGAAAAACAAACAGGCTACTAGTTATCCAAATTTCGGAGAAGAAATTAACTCAAACTTTAACATATTTTCACATTATTGTTAAGACCGATGGAGAAAATGAAATATACCCAGTCATATATATTTAACTTATAATTTATTTGAATTATAAAAGAGTAAATCCTAAAAGTATTTTAAGAGGACAACTTTCAAGAAAAGTGGAGTGTGAGAATGCACATAATTCTGATGTACAGtctaacctcgataaatgaatacCCATGGGACCGGAAAAAAGTATTCGTTTAGCGAGGTTATTTATTTATCCGtaaatgaatatttattatttagAGAGTATTTTCAGTTTTTTACGTATATAATTTTGATATTTCCGAACCAAAAATTGGTCAATTATAAGAATATATTCAAGAATTAAATGAGACCATTTATAATTTATGCTATAGAAATGTGATGGATGTTGAATATATTTTGAACTATCATAACGAGAATGACACAGTTGTGGAATCGCTTACGGGAAAAAGATTATCGAGCCAATAATAATTTGTGAGAATCATCCTTAACCATATAATAAAAGTTTTATGCAAAATGTGTCAAAGAGGCATTTCAAAAGGTAATCACTATAAAAAATGACTTGCTACAACAGGAGCAAAATATTCCAGAAGTTGAACATGCATTACAAATAATTAAGGACATTACGCACTTTGGTTCAGGTGGAGGGGAAAAACAATAAACTTTAGATGCATATTTTGAGAAGAAATGATTTTTTGTACGAACATTGTTGGTTGGGTAGATTATTTTCGTTTATTGATATATATTTTCTTGTATATGAAATTAGTGATTATTCATTTATATGTCCATAGGGCTTTAAGGATTCGAATTTTTTTAGTCATTAATGCAATTAGCGAGGTTATTAATTTAGCCCCTTTGTCCATGTCGGGAACgaagaaaattattcatttaGCGAGATTATTCATTTATGAACATTCGTTTATCGAGGTTAGACTGTATGTTCTTATAACTTATTATTCTTATGTGATATATTCGATAATGGTTCTAATTTGGAAAAATATGAATTTAATTTGGAAATAAAGATATTGATACTTTTGATGAaagttttatatatatttttaagttgcatttatttatatatttagCGTGGCAACGCATTGATGCACCGCTTCAAGCTTCAAAAGGTGAGCGCTTCTCTTGACATGTGCCTACAATCACTAGTGATTATTCACCAATCCCTCTAAATATTTTAAAGCATATTGGTACTCCCATCCAGAATTCATGCAATTTGTACTTTAATAATGGAATAATAACCAAATAATTTCATTTCTCAAGTCCCTACTTCTGAAGAAATATGGAGAGTAATTTCGAAAACAGAATCTTTATCATCAGTGAGACGAAATGGGTACTTTGTCATCTTTTGTAAAAAATATCGGGCAAGTATTAGAGTATAAGTTATAAGTTCCATTTGAAACATCATCACTGGCAAGTTTTATGAAATTCTAAATTATACTTATATAACATTAATACCTGAAGTTAAAAAATGTTGTAACATATAAGACAATTTTCCTTGTGTAGGTTAAGGCAGGGTTGGTTTAGATATAAGTAATGAATTTCTTGCAACCTTAGTAATTCTCAATGTCGTTAGTATAAATTCTTTAATTGGATACATAAAGTTCGTTATCTTTAGTTAGAACTAAACTTACATCGAGCTTCATTTCAAAGTTTGAAGTATTCAAACAATTAAGCATCAAGTAAGTAATTACCATAAGTAAGTTACTCCCAAAGATAACTTCAAACTACTAAATTTAGGCGTGTGCAGTGTGCATACGAAGTTGCAACTGCCTGGATCAAGATTCCAAAACTTGGTTCACAAGTTTTATCGAGATATACGAAGAATGAATAATATCTATCAAATGTGAAAAATACTAAGAATGGTAACCATAAATATGCAAAATGTtttccttgaaaaaaaaaaaagaaggataccAAACACCAGTTTGAATTAGGCAGGTTCCAACTTAGGTTCACGATCTTAGTGAGACAAAAAAATTCTAagagtttttattttctcttaagtttgcaaactcaaACTTTAGGTTCTCGTCTCTAGTGAATAAAAGGTTCCACAAGAAATAAACTTCATTTGGGTTCACAAACTTGAAACTTGGGTTCGTGAACCCAGTGAGTTGAAAGTTCCAGGAGAATAAAAAAATTCTTAGGTTCACGAATTCAAATCTTGGGTTGGCCAACCTCCTGAGAGAAAAAACAACCAGGTGAAAAATCTCTTTGAATAGGTTCACGAACTTAAAGAGTAGGTTCGTGAACTCTCAACATTTAGAACTTTTCTCACTAGTTCATATTTTTTGAAATCGAAACTTCATTGTACTTATGCAATGACTACTAGTCTGCGACGGGTTTGTTCTTTGCAAACTATTGTTTACTAAAGCTTTTGAATTTGCTACAATAGATTAATATataagagagaaaaaaatttcGTACGGAAAATCATTTTTCGTTACTAAATTTTGATGGAGTTCTTCAAATGATGTCTTTGAATTTGTGCGATCTTCAATCTTCAGTTTTCGAGCGTAACTTGAGTGAATCTTAAATCTCTGCTATCTAATCTAATCTAGTCATTGTATAACTTTAGTAACTAAAAATAAAGAAGTGGTTCTGgcaactaaaatatgaaaacgtgcttgacataccaacatatgtgggttcaaccgaacatTCTATCTATCAAAGCTAATGAATATATCCTTGGTCACTAAATGTGAAGGTGCTCCAGGAAAAatatctaaaagaaaaattattatgggattaTGAAATACAACACTGTGCTCCTGCAACAAGGAGGATCTTGATGATTGTAACTAACTATTGTTGGTTAGTCGGTAATAGAAGACAAATTCATATCTGGAAAATCCCTTGGGTGCCTAATTTAATGGGATTAGGCCAACACAATTTTTGAACTCTATAGTCCGAGTAAGAATGTTTTCTGAATTGATAATTCATGATTTTAATATTAGGGATATTCTCTTATCAACTCATCTATTCATATTAGGGATATTCTCTTATCGACCCCTCTATTCCTCCTAACTAAGTTGAAGCTATTAGTTCAAtgtacacccctcaagatataacATAAATGATAATTTTGTTTGGATGAAGGCTTCAGGTAAATATACATTTAAATCTTGTTACAAATTGTTCTAATATTCTAGCTCAACTACTTCAGCCATATCTGAAGTCCCTTGGaaaaattttggaagaaaatCGAGGTCCTGCCAAGAATACAAGTGTTTATGTGGAAATTGTTACGGAACGGTATTGCAGTTATTTAAAATATAAGAAGATTCAACAACCAAGTCAATAACTTATGCTCTTTTTGTAAATAAGAATAAGAAACTTTTATGCTTGCTTCTGGACTATCACTATGCAAAAATTGTGTACTTGAATTCTCCCATCAGAATTAACATTCCTTACAATGTTAACACCAGCCACATAATTCAAGAATGGATAAATATTAGTTATAATGGAGTGAGTCTCAACTTCAGTGCTTGCTTGATATAAAACATATGGAAACAAATAAATGATATTGTATATAGTaagtctcatttttttttattggagACCAATATCAGGAATGCTTTACAACATTTTAATTTTTTCATCATGAACCACTGAGTCAACTACTTGGAATC comes from Papaver somniferum cultivar HN1 chromosome 7, ASM357369v1, whole genome shotgun sequence and encodes:
- the LOC113298012 gene encoding activating signal cointegrator 1, with amino-acid sequence MASTGSGEWLEKALLDICKNIENGLDLDSDLISGLVSFCELAPPEDAQQYLNNIVGQEAGQSVIEEYMQRRGYIGTSTRTVDAPNAKVHAYVKPPSDEGSSSGSKKQPKATKEVQVPISRENKAPAETSENRNTQKVNPSNSKKKKSGKVISLAEAAKGSVVFQQGKPCACQARRHKLVSNCLSCGKIVCEQEGEGPCSFCGALVLREGSTYAGLDESFVPLSDAEATAEAFAKRLVDYDRNSAARTTVIDDQSDYYEIEGNSWLSKEEKGLLMKKRQDIEEADKARRNKVVMTFDLVGRKVLMSKGENEETEPENSILRRPDEREVHRIKPNPNLKVQPVFVDPGHSKDTGRAKQQNRRPANGLCLEISGRVQHDGKEQRHVMAEGSSESVSIGDHWQEPSVNGGLHVKEEDYECSWE
- the LOC113298013 gene encoding uncharacterized protein LOC113298013; the encoded protein is MEQKQKDMSGVLGRDGEKKEMDAEEKVLEELPLESSPYVKYSDIEDYKRQGYGTEGHLQPKTGLGAGATDAPTPSGTALSGKQEERASKGAEVHA